DNA from Paratractidigestivibacter faecalis:
CTGGACCCGGGCAAGGGCCACCTCCGGCGGCACCGACGAGAAGGGCACCACCTGGCAGCGAGAGACGATGGTGGGCAGAAGGCTTGCCACCGTGCGCCCACAAAGGATGAAGGTCACGCCGGCGGGCGGCTCCTCAAGGGTCTTGAGCAGCGCATTTGCCGCCGTTCCGCGCAGAAGCTCGGCCCGCTCCAGCACGTAGACCTTTGAGGGGGCGCGCATGGGGGCAAGCTGGGCGTCGGCGATGACCTCGCGCACCTGGTCGGCAAGGTAGCCCACGGCCGACGCCGGGGCGTACCAGTGGACGTCGGGGTGCGTCTTGTGCGCCACGCGGCGGCACTCGTCACACGAGCCGTCTCCCCCGTTGGGGCAGACGATGCACTTGGCCAAGGCCTCGGCAGCCTCGTGCTTGCCCGAGCCCGGGGCGCCCACAAAGAGATAGGCATGGCTGAGACGCCCCTCGACCACCGCACGGGCCAGGAAGTCGCGCACGCGCGGCTGGTCCGAGAGACCCGCCAGCGCGGCGGGGGCGTCCGTCGGCGCGTTGCCCATCACGCCTCACCCCTACCGTCGAGAAGTCCGTCCACCAGGGGCGCAGCCTCGTCCACAAGGCGCCCGAGGACCTCCTCGGTGCTGCCCGTGGCATCGACCACGTGTACGCGGCCCGGCTCGGCCGCCGCAAGATCGAGGTAGCCCTGGCGCACGCGCTCCTGGAAGGCCACGCCCTCGGCCTCGAGCCGGTCCGCTCCGCCCCTGGTGGCACGGGCAAGGGCGTCTTTGGTGTCCATGTCCAGCACCAGCGTGAGGTCGGGCGTGACGCCGCAGCTGCCCAGGGCGTTTGCCTGGCTGATGACCCGGGCGTCCAGGGCGCGACCAGCGGCCTGGTAGGCGTAGGTGGAGTCATAGAATCGGTCGCACAGCACCACGGCGCCGCGGGCGAGCGCGGGCTCGATGACCTGACGGACCAGCTGGGCGCGAGACGCCTCAAAGAGAAGGAGCTCACACTCGGGGGCCATCTCGGCGTTGTCCGGATCAAGCACGAGCGAGCGGATCTTCTCGCTTATGGACGTGCCGCCGGGCTCGCGCAGGCGCACGACCTCGCGGCCGGCCGCCTGGATGGCGTCGGCCAGCAGGGCGACCTGCGTGGACTTGCCACAGCCGTCCGCCCCCTCGAGCGTGATGAACGTGCCCCGCATAGCGCCTCCGCCTTCCGATTGCCTAACCCATATAGGATATACGCCTTACGCGATCTGCGCCAAAAGCGCAGGATCGATCCGCACCTCAAGCAGGTCCTCCATCCGGCAGCCCAGGACGGCGGCAAGGCTTGCGACCGTGGCGGCCTGGGCATGGTTGACGTCCTTCTTGCGCTGCTCGTACATCTGGATGGAGCGCAGGGAGACCTTGGCGCGAAAGGCCAGCTCCTGCTGGGAGAGGCCGGCCTCCCTGCGAAGCGCCGCCAGCCGCGTGGGGCCGGACAGCCGCTCTTTCTCCACGCGCCGCGCAGCCAGACGCACGAACCTTGACTCATCGGCCTCGTGGTAGGGGTGGTACATGCGCACCACTGTGTCATAGGGCGCCGCCGAGAAGAGCTCGCCAAACGTGACGCCGAGCTCCCACTGGGCGCGCGCGACGACCCAGCCCGCCCAGTAGTCGGGCGTCTTCTCAAAGCGGAAGCGCGGCTCCGTCCCCCTGGCGTCTCCGTAGCCGAGCTCGTGCGAGAGCTCCCAGAAGAGCTCCACGCCAGAGAGGCCTCCCAGGACGCGCGGGTTGCCGCGCCCGAACTCCCGCCCGACGGCGCTCACGGCAAAGAGCTCCGCAACCTCGCTGCCCTCGGCGCCGTAGTCGTTGACCGCAAAGTCGAAGAAACAGGCGAGCTCCGTCATGGCGTCCGCAAGGTAGAGCTCATCGTAGGCGCTCATCGTCTTTGCCCACCCTCCCCGAGATCAGATCCAGCACGTATATGCCCTCCGGGTCAAAGCCGGGGCCCTCCGAGAACGCCTTTCTGGCCTCAAGGTCCCTGCGTTTGCGCCGAGGGTAGAAGCAGCGCGCGGGTGCGGGCTCGAAGTCGATGTATTCCAAGCTCTCAAGCGCCCGCGGCGTCCGCAAGGCGACCTGGCGGCCCAGGCCTCCAAGCCTCATCGCCCAGCTCAGCTGCTCCACGCTCAGCGAGTTTGAGACGAACTGCCTCACAAACGAGAAGTACGAGTCATCAGCGCGATATCCGCAAATGACGTCATATCCGGACAGGTCAACCGGATAGTTCTCCCTGATCCACTCCGCCGCCTCGAGCGCCACGGGAGAGCCCAGGTTGACGACCCTGTGAGTCAGAAGGACGCTCAGCCACTCAAGAACCGACCGAGCGCCGGCGTCAAGGTCCAAGACCGCAAGGCCCTCCAGGTCAAGCTCGTACCGGTTGGCCACGCCGTCGATCTCCTCGCAGCGACACGCCCATTCCCTTGCGAGCTCAAGGTGCTCGGTCATGTAGAACGCACGGCCGTAGTCGTTGTTCTCGCGACAGAACGAGAGGTCGGGATGCCTGACGATCATCGTCGAGCCATGCCAGAGCTCCATGAGGTCCTCCCGTCACTATCACCGTGGTGATAGTCTAGCAGATTCCACAAAAAGGGCCGGCGCGTGGCCGGCCCCGAGGTGACGATCTTCTCGCTTGCTAGGCCTTCTTCTTGGCCGTGGTCTTCTTGGCGGCGCTCTTCTTGGCCGCAGTCTTCTTGGCAGCGGGCTTCTTGGCAGAGGCCGCCTTGGTGCCGGTCCCGCGACCGCGGCCGCGGCCGGCGGCGGCCTTCTTCTCCCTGCCCGGGCAGTCCATGTTGGGGCAGAGCTTCCACGGGCCGCGCGCCGTGGTCACGATGACCATGGGGGCGCCGCAGTCCGGGCACTCCTCGCCCGTGGCCTCGAGCTTGCCGCGCTGGGGCAGCGGGTAGCTGGTGCCGCAGTCGTCGTAGTTGGTGCAGCGGATGAAGCGCTTGCCCGTGCGCTCGGACTTGTGGGCGATGAGCTTGCCCGTGCGGCCGGCCTCGGCACAGGCGTGGCAGACGCCAACCTCCACGTCAGGCTCGCGGTTGGTGGGGCAGGCGGGGTTGATGCAGGTCTCGTACGCCTTCTGGCGGAAGGGCTGGACCTTGATGCGCGGGGCGCCGCAGTCCGGGCAGACGGCGGCCTCGCCCTCCAGGGCCTCGATGCGGCCCTGCGGCAGCGGGTAGGTGACGTCGCAGTCGGGCCAGCCCATGCAGCCGGCAAAGCTGCCACGGGTCTTTGCGCTGGTCTTGACCACGAGGTCGCGCCCGCACTTGGGGCACACGCCAATCTTGGCGTCAGCCGTGACGGCGTCCGCGATGGCCTCGGAGAGGTCCTCGGTGTGCTCGATCAGCCCATCCATCATGCCGGCGAGAAGCGCGCGCGAGTGGGTGACCACCTGGGTCTGGGTGTCGGTGCCCTCGGCGACCTTGGTCATGTCGTCCTCGAGCTCGCTGGTCATCTCGGGCGTGGTGATGCGCGGCGCGTAGGTGTTGAGCGCGTCGATGATGGCCATGCCCAGCTGGCTGGGCTCGCACGGGTCGTTCTTGAGGTACTTGCGCTGGTAGAGCGTGTCGATGATGCTCGCACGCGTGGACTTGGTGCCCAGGCCGCGCTTCTCCATCTCCTGGATGAGCTTGCCCTGGCTGTAGCGCGCGGGCGGCTCGGTCTGCTTGGCCAGGAGGTCCATCTTCTGCACGTCGCAGACGTCGCCCTCGTGGAGCTCGGGCAGCTGGTCGTCCTTCTTGAGGCCATAGGGGTAGATGGAGCGGAAGCCCGGGTTGGCAAGCACGTTGCCAGAGGCCTGGAAGGGCTCGCCGTTGACGTCGAAGGTCACCTTGGTGCCCTCGATGGTGGCAGGCCCCATGAGAGTGGCCAGGAAGCGCCGGGCGATGAGGTTGTAGAGCTTCCACGCCGCAGGCTGGAGCTTCTCGGGGTCGGCCGCGCCCGTGGGGTAGATGGGCGGGTGGTCGGTGGTCTCCTGCTTGCCGCGCGTTGCGGTGAGCTTGGGCTGGGAAAGAAGCGCCTTGCAGGTGGGCGCGTACTGCGGGACCTTGGAGATGGTGCGCACGCAGTCCTTGAGGTCCAGCGAGCTGGGGTAGACGGTGTTGTCCACGCGTGGGTAGGAGATGAGGCCGTCCATGTAGAGGCTCTCGGCCAGGCGCATGGTGCGGGCCGGCGAGATGCCCTCCGCGGCCGCGGCGGCCTGGAGGCTCGTGGTGTTGAAGGGCGCGGGCGGGCGCTGGGTGCGGCTCTTGCGCTCCACGGCGGTCACGCGCGCCTCCTTGGCGCCCGCCACGTTGGCGTACGCGGCGTCGGCGGCGTCCTTGTCCCAGAAGCGGGCCGTGGTGTGGCTGACCTTGAAGGGTTCCTCCTCGCCGTGGCTGGCCTCGCCGGAGATCACCCAGTAGTCCTCGGGCTTGAAGGCCATGCGCTCGCGCTCGCGCTCGACCACGAGGGCGAGCGTCGGCGTCTGCACGCGGCCGGCGGAGCGGGTGTTGCCAAAGCCCGAGAAGCGGGCCGTGGTGAGGTAGCGCGTGAGGACGGCGCCCCAGATGAGGTCGATGTACTGACGGCTCTCGCCGGCGTCGGCCAGGTCCTGGTCAAGCTCGACCAGGTTGTTGAAGGCGTGGTCGATCTCTGCCTTGGTGAAGGCGGAGTAGCGCGCGCGGGAGACGGGCACGTCGGGGGCCACCTCGCGGATCTGGCGCAGGGCGTCAGAGCCGATGAGCTCTCCCTCGCGGTCGAAGTCCGTGCCGATGACGACGGAGTCGGCCTTCTTGGCGAGGTTCTTGAGCGAGCGGATGATGCCCT
Protein-coding regions in this window:
- the tmk gene encoding dTMP kinase, translating into MRGTFITLEGADGCGKSTQVALLADAIQAAGREVVRLREPGGTSISEKIRSLVLDPDNAEMAPECELLLFEASRAQLVRQVIEPALARGAVVLCDRFYDSTYAYQAAGRALDARVISQANALGSCGVTPDLTLVLDMDTKDALARATRGGADRLEAEGVAFQERVRQGYLDLAAAEPGRVHVVDATGSTEEVLGRLVDEAAPLVDGLLDGRGEA
- a CDS encoding helix-turn-helix domain-containing protein encodes the protein MSAYDELYLADAMTELACFFDFAVNDYGAEGSEVAELFAVSAVGREFGRGNPRVLGGLSGVELFWELSHELGYGDARGTEPRFRFEKTPDYWAGWVVARAQWELGVTFGELFSAAPYDTVVRMYHPYHEADESRFVRLAARRVEKERLSGPTRLAALRREAGLSQQELAFRAKVSLRSIQMYEQRKKDVNHAQAATVASLAAVLGCRMEDLLEVRIDPALLAQIA
- a CDS encoding DUF3990 domain-containing protein; the protein is MELWHGSTMIVRHPDLSFCRENNDYGRAFYMTEHLELAREWACRCEEIDGVANRYELDLEGLAVLDLDAGARSVLEWLSVLLTHRVVNLGSPVALEAAEWIRENYPVDLSGYDVICGYRADDSYFSFVRQFVSNSLSVEQLSWAMRLGGLGRQVALRTPRALESLEYIDFEPAPARCFYPRRKRRDLEARKAFSEGPGFDPEGIYVLDLISGRVGKDDERLR
- a CDS encoding DNA topoisomerase I — translated: MKLIVTEKNDAAGQIARLLSDSGKPKADKVYDTPVYRFRRGGEDCVTIGLRGHILQPDFPPELKFNDEEGWFGVTAEGEVLPADVPDGLARPPYDTKRKPYLKDGIDIKGWKIASLPYLVWAPIEKTPAEKGIIRSLKNLAKKADSVVIGTDFDREGELIGSDALRQIREVAPDVPVSRARYSAFTKAEIDHAFNNLVELDQDLADAGESRQYIDLIWGAVLTRYLTTARFSGFGNTRSAGRVQTPTLALVVERERERMAFKPEDYWVISGEASHGEEEPFKVSHTTARFWDKDAADAAYANVAGAKEARVTAVERKSRTQRPPAPFNTTSLQAAAAAEGISPARTMRLAESLYMDGLISYPRVDNTVYPSSLDLKDCVRTISKVPQYAPTCKALLSQPKLTATRGKQETTDHPPIYPTGAADPEKLQPAAWKLYNLIARRFLATLMGPATIEGTKVTFDVNGEPFQASGNVLANPGFRSIYPYGLKKDDQLPELHEGDVCDVQKMDLLAKQTEPPARYSQGKLIQEMEKRGLGTKSTRASIIDTLYQRKYLKNDPCEPSQLGMAIIDALNTYAPRITTPEMTSELEDDMTKVAEGTDTQTQVVTHSRALLAGMMDGLIEHTEDLSEAIADAVTADAKIGVCPKCGRDLVVKTSAKTRGSFAGCMGWPDCDVTYPLPQGRIEALEGEAAVCPDCGAPRIKVQPFRQKAYETCINPACPTNREPDVEVGVCHACAEAGRTGKLIAHKSERTGKRFIRCTNYDDCGTSYPLPQRGKLEATGEECPDCGAPMVIVTTARGPWKLCPNMDCPGREKKAAAGRGRGRGTGTKAASAKKPAAKKTAAKKSAAKKTTAKKKA